In Odocoileus virginianus isolate 20LAN1187 ecotype Illinois chromosome 5, Ovbor_1.2, whole genome shotgun sequence, a single window of DNA contains:
- the EVA1B gene encoding protein eva-1 homolog B: MDAPRRDMELLSNSLAAYAHIRANPESFGLYFVLGVCFGLLLTLCLLVISISCAPRPRPRGPAPRRDPRSSTLEAEDDEEDDDEEDTVTRLGPDDTLPGPELSAEPDGPLSVNVFTSAEELERAQRLEERERILREIWRTGQPDLLGTGTLGPSPTGTGTLGRMHYY; encoded by the exons ATGGATGCCCCGCGAAGGGACATGGAGTTGCTCAGCAACAGCCTGGCGGCCTACGCGCACATCCGCG CTAACCCCGAGAGCTTCGGCCTCTACTTCGTGCTGGGCGTCTGCTTTGGGCTGCTCCTCACCCTGTGCCTGCTAGTCATCAGCATCTCCTGTGCACCCCGCCCGCGGCCCCggggccccgccccgcgccgggACCCCCGCAGCAGCACCCTGGAAGCCGAGGATGATGAGGAGGACGACGACGAGGAGGACACAGTGACGCGGCTGGGCCCCGACGATACGCTGCCGGGCCCCGAGCTGTCCGCGGAGCCAGACGGGCCCCTGAGCGTCAACGTCTTCACCTCTGCGGAGGAGCTGGAGCGGGCCCAGCGGCTGGAGGAACGGGAACGGATTCTGCGAGAGATCTGGCGCACCGGCCAGCCGGACCTGCTGGGCACCGGCACCCTGGGGCCCAGCCCCACGGGCACGGGCACCCTGGGCCGTATGCACTACTACTGA